A region of Solanum dulcamara chromosome 7, daSolDulc1.2, whole genome shotgun sequence DNA encodes the following proteins:
- the LOC129896889 gene encoding uncharacterized protein LOC129896889 isoform X1, with protein sequence MSKHKERTLNDLYNVTFTLSKPKITPLLRGSHRMQGPFVEPICNFQTNTVSTEVNKESIPCPQYQSVGGRLVSGTCNVCSTPCSSCFLTSQNLMESKIDELSGETGMINSSSFSANDISSPNKTRKCEIRQNNEINSAIRTSSSSLSFSANAEVKANASTFDVSSATSDGAVLAKLKDPKSFEGLDDNMSCIIRDDEVNKLSSFTKTSEDKSSLQCSSTSSGKTTNNQTSAGCVHVKNEADDGSPVDHSRQNESSGEENNKTPTEATSSRNAHSTRDYLENNHLSLKNDVASEASGDLPADTCPEKDDQKNVGSPVSSDTKDALQSHQMDESEDSDIEEQDVKVCDICGDAGREDLLAICCKCTDGAEHTYCMREMLQKVPEGDWMCEECKFDEEMENRKEDKSVKFDGNGKSYPTGQIAVGNKGLTIKTESKPPDFDGDIASDARTSGKRRMDDTEVSSAANKQALEPVPASPKTISPNKLPALSRESSFKNSDKGKLKSANQISSGGLSVHDTPAWGSRLQTSRGTFSKSNSFSSLAAKRKVRLVDEGFLPKQKLVRESIGLDAKESSTRSMSKSMSFRSISSSRNNVSESKVKMLSTKFSPAQDKGQMQTKERNQFERKNSFRSERSPGTSVPSRTDQRSAFRGDLSPLSSSSNIRDSRTGQLDSKPVSLLKSSGAVARRTQDISVHSDEAKKQTSHTSISSGAPAANKIISSDQRLDQSSARDDSSPNSYIAERPTSKTGEGLSDGLSQPNESKNVGERIKENSGRRLKHTGTGTKSHFCQKCKGSGHLTDSCTVDGSELSASDVSAVRNSRESPNGTSNLKAAIEAAMLRKPGICWKNRVVDQSDDLAVSNTNSETTAQDLLSGSSSRKILSSNEDGYGGSSNSLTGSHKQEIGSLTQLSVLPAEALTGAGNPVPILLSDGKSSLVDLRRYSQAEMSILSRTAIPEHEYIWQGSFEVQKSERTLDLCDGIQAHLSSCASPNVLDAVNKFPQKVLFNEVSRLSTWPIQFQEYGVKEDNIGLFFFAKDIGSYERCYKILLEDMIRNDTALKANLQGVELLIFPSNRLPEKSQRWNMMFFLWGVFRVKKVQETTGKPSLVHQDIPKLVMPFPENTRCLGPVDNVSSGNVYMDGEVTASKQSGCPLVNGNVDSKASQVCKGDSADTNAEHLQPRSMSFVPASHMNFAPERRQFGIFQVGNAGRECKVEVQSSSVPLSTSEPVPVECGSLFDKQKPSRSVDEAAGHMQEKTSVGSMEKGFCSTNGRNFEINLEDEYKDEEASETSGSAATEPTRKVLNSDVLNHLKRPRSVETVMQSADSGVNQATRIYNDNDLLVEEAHHDKKLKTSIGGSYGNSEQTSCSSDDLLSRMHGSSYGPYLPDTGYDEALSKAPVRECSGSAERYFFPVDPNPGRASSTPWQMRHPDNDRLRDRVPNLELALGGESNSQTQGIPPFLVGKVDKKIIQLQGGETQSLTQGIPPFLVGKVDKKIIQDQGGETHLPTPGIPPFLVGKLDKKIIQDQGGETHPPTPGIPPFLVGKVDKSVSQDHFSAKEAVGAEEVEDVSASLSLSLSFPFPEKEQQKGSVSQTEQAIPETRRANTSLLFFGGLGNK encoded by the exons ATGTCTAAGCATAAGGAACGAACTCTCAATGACTTATACAATGTGACTTTCACTCTTTCCAAACCGAAG ATTACCCCTCTGTTGAGAGGAAGCCATCGGATGCAAGGGCCGTTTGTTGAACCTATCTGTAACTTCCAGACGAATACG GTGTCAACTGAAGTCAATAAGGAATCCATTCCGTGTCCTCAGTATCAGAGTGTTGGCGGAAGACTAGTCTCTGGGACGTGTAACGTGTGCTCCACTCCTTGCTCTTCTTGTTTTCTTACTAGTCAAAATCTCATGGAGTCAAAAATTGATGAATTATCTGGGGAAACCGGTATGATAAATAGTTCAAGTTTCTCTGCCAATGACATTTCGTCTCCTAATAAAACTAGGAAATGTGAAATTAGGCAGAATAATGAAATAAACAGTGCAATCCGCACTAGTTCAAGTAGCTTATCTTTCTCTGCAAATGCTGAAGTTAAAGCAAATGCAAGCACTTTTGATGTTTCATCGGCTACTTCAGATGGTGCAGTGCTTGCGAAGTTAAAGGATCCCAAATCTTTTGAAGGCCTTGATGACAACATGTCATGTATCATTAGAGACGATGAAGTTAATAAATTATCCAGCTTCACTAAGACGAGTGAAGACAAATCAAGTCTTCAGTGTTCTTCTACTTCTAGTGGGAAGACTACAAATAATCAAACTTCTGCTGGATGTGTACACGTGAAAAATGAGGCTGATGATGGTAGTCCAGTTGACCATAGTAGGCAGAATGAAAGTAGTGGGGAAGAAAATAATAAGACACctactgaggcgacctcttcaAGAAATGCACATAGTACAAGAGACTATTTGGAAAATAACCATTTATCATTAAAGAATGATGTGGCATCTGAAGCTTCTGGTGATCTACCTGCTGATACTTGTCCCGAGAAGGATGACCAAAAGAATGTTGGATCACCTGTTTCCTCTGATACAAAGGATGCCTTACAATCACATCAAATGGATGAGAGCGAGGATTCTGACATTGAGGAGCAAGAT GTGAAAGTTTGTGATATATGTGGAGATGCTGGTCGGGAGGATTTACTTGCCATATGTTGTAAATGTACAGATGGTGCAGAACATAC TTATTGCATGCGAGAAATGTTACAAAAAGTTCCAGAGGGGGATTGGATGTGCGAGGAATGCAAATTTGATGAGGAAATGGAAAATCGGAAAGAAGATAAATCTGTGAAGTTTGATGGAAATGGAAAAAGTTATCCTACTGGTCAAATTGCTGTTGGCAATAAAGGCCTTACCATAAAAACGGAATCAAAGCCTCCTGATTTTGACGGTGACATAGCTTCTGACGCTAGAACTTCTGGCAAGAGGCGCATGGATGATACCGAAGTTTCTTCTGCAGCAAATAAACAGGCTCTTGAACCAGTTCCGGCATCACCAAAAACAATAAGTCCCAACAAACTTCCTGCACTTTCTCGTGAAAGTTCATTTAAAAACTCAGATAAGGGGAAGTTGAAATCTGCAAATCAGATTTCTTCTGGAGGTCTTTCTGTTCATGATACTCCAGCTTGGGGGTCACGACTACAAACTTCTAGag GTACCTTTTCAAAGTCTAATTCTTTCAGTTCCCTGGCTGCAAAACGAAAAGTGCGACTTGTAGATGAAGGTTTCCTGCCGAAGCAGAAATTGGTCAGAGAGTCCATTGGGCTTGATGCGAAAGAGAGTTCTACTCGATCAATGAGCAAATCAATGTCATTTAGATCGATAAGCTCAAGCCGCAACAATGTCTCTGAATCAAAAGTTAAGATGCTATCCACTAAGTTTTCCCCTGCTCAGGACAAAGGACAAATGCAGACAAAAGAACGAAAtcaatttgaaaggaagaaTTCTTTTAGATCAGAGCGTTCTCCCGGTACTTCTGTTCCTTCTAGAACTGATCAAAGATCAGCATTTCGAGGTGACCTTTCGCCtctttcttcctcaagtaaTATCCGTGATTCGAGGACTGGTCAGCTAGACAGCAAACCTGTGTCATTGTTGAAATCTTCTGGTGCTGTTGCTCGTAGGACTCAGGATATATCTGTTCATTCAG ATGAAGCTAAGAAGCAGACATCACACACATCCATCTCTTCAGGAGCTCCTGCTGCCAATAAAATTATTAGCTCTGATCAGAGACTTGACCAAAGTAGCGCAAGAGATGATTCTTCGCCAAACTCTTATATTGCTGAGAGACCAACATCTAAAACTGGTGAAGGTCTGTCGGATGGGCTGTCCCAGCCGAATGAATCAAAAAATGTTGGTGAGAGAATAAAGGAGAATTCTGGGAGACGCTTAAAACACACTGGAACTGGTACTAAGTCACACTTCTGCCAGAAGTGTAAAGGAAGCGGTCACTTGACAGATAGTTGCACTGTTGACGGGTCTGAATTATCTGCTTCTGATGTTTCTGCTGTAAGAAATTCTAGAGAGTCCCCAAATGGCACCAGCAATCTTAAAGCTGCAATTGAGGCTGCTATGCTAAGGAAGCCTGGAATATGCTGGAAGAATAGGGTTGTTGATCAATCTGATGATTTAGCTGTGTCAAACACAAACTCTGAAACAACGGCTCAGGATCTACTATCTGGTTCAAGTAGCAGAAAAATTTTGTCTTCCAATGAGGATGGCTATGGGGGGTCATCGAATTCTTTGACTGGCTCTCATAAACAGGAAATCGGTAGCTTGACGCAGCTGTCGGTGCTTCCTGCTGAAGCCCTTACCGGAGCAGGGAATCCGGTGCCTATTCTTCTGTCTGATGGAAAGTCTTCACTTGTTGATTTACGTAGATATTCTCAAGCGGAAATGTCAATACTTTCGAGGACAGCAATTCCAGAGCATGAATATATATGGCA GGGTTCTTTTGAGGTTCAGAAGAGTGAAAGAACTCTTGACCTATGTGATGGAATTCAGGCTCATTTATCAAGTTGTGCATCACCCAACGTTCTTGATGCAGTAAACAAATTTCCTCAGAAGGTCCTCTTTAATGAGGTATCACGATTGAGCACTTGGCCAATACAATTTCAGGAGTATGGTGTTAAAGAAGACAATATCGGACTTTTCTTTTTTGCTAAAGATATTGGAAG CTATGAGAGGTGCTACAAAATTTTGCTGGAGGATATGATTAGGAATGACACGGCTCTCAAAGCGAATCTTCAAGGTGTCGAACTTCTGATATTCCCATCTAACCGACTTCCTGAAAAATCTCAAC GGTGGAATATGATGTTCTTCCTATGGGGTGTCTTTAGAGTAAAGAAGGTGCAGGAAACAACTGGAAAACCATCTCTTGTACACCAAGATATTCCAAAATTAGTCATGCCTTTTCCAGAGAATACACGTTGCCTCGGGCCTGTAGACAATGTATCAAGTGGTAATGTTTACATGGATGGTGAGGTAACTGCTTCAAAGCAGTCTGGCTGTCCATTAGTTAATGGAAATGTTGATTCAAAAGCGTCCCAAGTATGCAAAGGTGACTCAGCAGACACAAATGCGGAGCATCTGCAGCCTAGGTCCATGTCTTTTGTACCGGCCAGCCACATGAATTTTGCCCCAGAGAGGAGGCAGTTTGGTATTTTCCAG GTTGGAAATGCTGGACGTGAATGCAAAGTGGAAGTTCAAAGTAGTTCTGTGCCTCTTAGTACAAGTGAACCAGTACCAGTGGAATGTGGTTCTTTATTTGATAAACAGAAGCCATCCCGCTCTGTTGATGAAGCTGCAGGTCATATGCAGGAGAAAACTTCTGTTGGCAGCATGGAGAAAGGCTTCTGTAGCACAAATGGTAGGAACTTTGAGATAAATCTGGAAGATGAGTATAAGGATGAAGAGGCATCTGAAACGAGTGGAAGTGCAGCTACAGAACCAACACGGAAGGTGCTCAATAGTGATGTGCTGAACCACCTGAAACGTCCACGTTCAGTGGAGACTGTGATGCAATCTGCTGACTCTGGAGTTAATCAGGCCACTCGAATTTATAATGATAATGACCTTCTAGTTGAAGAGGCGCACCACGACAAAAAATTGAAGACTAGTATTGGTGGATCTTATGGTAATAGCGAGCAAACTAGTTGTTCCAGCGATGATCTTTTGTCACGGATGCATGGTTCCTCTTATGGACCCTATCTTCCGGATACTGGGTATGATGAAGCTCTGAGTAAAGCACCTGTCCGGGAGTGCTCAGGGAGTGCTGAAAGATATTTCTTCCCTGTTGATCCAAATCCTGGTAGGGCTAGCTCGACACCTTGGCAAATGCGTCATCCAGACAATGATCGGCTTAGAGATAGAGTCCCGAATCTTGAGCTAGCTTTAGGTGGTGAGTCAAATTCACAGACTCAGGGAATCCCACCCTTTTTAGTTGGGAAAGTAGACAAGAAAATCATCCAGCTCCAAGGTGGTGAGACACAATCGCTGACTCAGGGCATCCCACCCTTTTTAGTTGGGAAAGTAGACAAGAAAATCATTCAGGACCAGGGTGGTGAGACACATCTGCCGACTCCAGGAATCCCACCCTTTTTAGTTGGGAAATTAGACAAGAAAATTATTCAGGACCAGGGTGGTGAGACACATCCGCCGACTCCGGGAATTCCACCCTTTTTAGTTGGGAAAGTAGACAAGTCAGTCAGTCAGGACCATTTTTCAGCTAAGGAAGCAGTTGGAGCGGAGGAGGTGGAGGATGTCTCTGCTTCTCTCTCCCTTtctctttcctttcctttcccAGAAAAAGAACAACAGAAAGGTTCTGTTTCACAGACTGAGCAGGCAATACCTGAAACAAGACGCGCTAATACATCTCTCCTCTTCTTTGGGGGACTCGGCAACAAGTAG
- the LOC129896889 gene encoding uncharacterized protein LOC129896889 isoform X3 — translation MSKHKERTLNDLYNVTFTLSKPKITPLLRGSHRMQGPFVEPICNFQTNTVSTEVNKESIPCPQYQSVGGRLVSGTCNVCSTPCSSCFLTSQNLMESKIDELSGETDGAVLAKLKDPKSFEGLDDNMSCIIRDDEVNKLSSFTKTSEDKSSLQCSSTSSGKTTNNQTSAGCVHVKNEADDGSPVDHSRQNESSGEENNKTPTEATSSRNAHSTRDYLENNHLSLKNDVASEASGDLPADTCPEKDDQKNVGSPVSSDTKDALQSHQMDESEDSDIEEQDVKVCDICGDAGREDLLAICCKCTDGAEHTYCMREMLQKVPEGDWMCEECKFDEEMENRKEDKSVKFDGNGKSYPTGQIAVGNKGLTIKTESKPPDFDGDIASDARTSGKRRMDDTEVSSAANKQALEPVPASPKTISPNKLPALSRESSFKNSDKGKLKSANQISSGGLSVHDTPAWGSRLQTSRGTFSKSNSFSSLAAKRKVRLVDEGFLPKQKLVRESIGLDAKESSTRSMSKSMSFRSISSSRNNVSESKVKMLSTKFSPAQDKGQMQTKERNQFERKNSFRSERSPGTSVPSRTDQRSAFRGDLSPLSSSSNIRDSRTGQLDSKPVSLLKSSGAVARRTQDISVHSDEAKKQTSHTSISSGAPAANKIISSDQRLDQSSARDDSSPNSYIAERPTSKTGEGLSDGLSQPNESKNVGERIKENSGRRLKHTGTGTKSHFCQKCKGSGHLTDSCTVDGSELSASDVSAVRNSRESPNGTSNLKAAIEAAMLRKPGICWKNRVVDQSDDLAVSNTNSETTAQDLLSGSSSRKILSSNEDGYGGSSNSLTGSHKQEIGSLTQLSVLPAEALTGAGNPVPILLSDGKSSLVDLRRYSQAEMSILSRTAIPEHEYIWQGSFEVQKSERTLDLCDGIQAHLSSCASPNVLDAVNKFPQKVLFNEVSRLSTWPIQFQEYGVKEDNIGLFFFAKDIGSYERCYKILLEDMIRNDTALKANLQGVELLIFPSNRLPEKSQRWNMMFFLWGVFRVKKVQETTGKPSLVHQDIPKLVMPFPENTRCLGPVDNVSSGNVYMDGEVTASKQSGCPLVNGNVDSKASQVCKGDSADTNAEHLQPRSMSFVPASHMNFAPERRQFGIFQVGNAGRECKVEVQSSSVPLSTSEPVPVECGSLFDKQKPSRSVDEAAGHMQEKTSVGSMEKGFCSTNGRNFEINLEDEYKDEEASETSGSAATEPTRKVLNSDVLNHLKRPRSVETVMQSADSGVNQATRIYNDNDLLVEEAHHDKKLKTSIGGSYGNSEQTSCSSDDLLSRMHGSSYGPYLPDTGYDEALSKAPVRECSGSAERYFFPVDPNPGRASSTPWQMRHPDNDRLRDRVPNLELALGGESNSQTQGIPPFLVGKVDKKIIQLQGGETQSLTQGIPPFLVGKVDKKIIQDQGGETHLPTPGIPPFLVGKLDKKIIQDQGGETHPPTPGIPPFLVGKVDKSVSQDHFSAKEAVGAEEVEDVSASLSLSLSFPFPEKEQQKGSVSQTEQAIPETRRANTSLLFFGGLGNK, via the exons ATGTCTAAGCATAAGGAACGAACTCTCAATGACTTATACAATGTGACTTTCACTCTTTCCAAACCGAAG ATTACCCCTCTGTTGAGAGGAAGCCATCGGATGCAAGGGCCGTTTGTTGAACCTATCTGTAACTTCCAGACGAATACG GTGTCAACTGAAGTCAATAAGGAATCCATTCCGTGTCCTCAGTATCAGAGTGTTGGCGGAAGACTAGTCTCTGGGACGTGTAACGTGTGCTCCACTCCTTGCTCTTCTTGTTTTCTTACTAGTCAAAATCTCATGGAGTCAAAAATTGATGAATTATCTGGGGAAACCG ATGGTGCAGTGCTTGCGAAGTTAAAGGATCCCAAATCTTTTGAAGGCCTTGATGACAACATGTCATGTATCATTAGAGACGATGAAGTTAATAAATTATCCAGCTTCACTAAGACGAGTGAAGACAAATCAAGTCTTCAGTGTTCTTCTACTTCTAGTGGGAAGACTACAAATAATCAAACTTCTGCTGGATGTGTACACGTGAAAAATGAGGCTGATGATGGTAGTCCAGTTGACCATAGTAGGCAGAATGAAAGTAGTGGGGAAGAAAATAATAAGACACctactgaggcgacctcttcaAGAAATGCACATAGTACAAGAGACTATTTGGAAAATAACCATTTATCATTAAAGAATGATGTGGCATCTGAAGCTTCTGGTGATCTACCTGCTGATACTTGTCCCGAGAAGGATGACCAAAAGAATGTTGGATCACCTGTTTCCTCTGATACAAAGGATGCCTTACAATCACATCAAATGGATGAGAGCGAGGATTCTGACATTGAGGAGCAAGAT GTGAAAGTTTGTGATATATGTGGAGATGCTGGTCGGGAGGATTTACTTGCCATATGTTGTAAATGTACAGATGGTGCAGAACATAC TTATTGCATGCGAGAAATGTTACAAAAAGTTCCAGAGGGGGATTGGATGTGCGAGGAATGCAAATTTGATGAGGAAATGGAAAATCGGAAAGAAGATAAATCTGTGAAGTTTGATGGAAATGGAAAAAGTTATCCTACTGGTCAAATTGCTGTTGGCAATAAAGGCCTTACCATAAAAACGGAATCAAAGCCTCCTGATTTTGACGGTGACATAGCTTCTGACGCTAGAACTTCTGGCAAGAGGCGCATGGATGATACCGAAGTTTCTTCTGCAGCAAATAAACAGGCTCTTGAACCAGTTCCGGCATCACCAAAAACAATAAGTCCCAACAAACTTCCTGCACTTTCTCGTGAAAGTTCATTTAAAAACTCAGATAAGGGGAAGTTGAAATCTGCAAATCAGATTTCTTCTGGAGGTCTTTCTGTTCATGATACTCCAGCTTGGGGGTCACGACTACAAACTTCTAGag GTACCTTTTCAAAGTCTAATTCTTTCAGTTCCCTGGCTGCAAAACGAAAAGTGCGACTTGTAGATGAAGGTTTCCTGCCGAAGCAGAAATTGGTCAGAGAGTCCATTGGGCTTGATGCGAAAGAGAGTTCTACTCGATCAATGAGCAAATCAATGTCATTTAGATCGATAAGCTCAAGCCGCAACAATGTCTCTGAATCAAAAGTTAAGATGCTATCCACTAAGTTTTCCCCTGCTCAGGACAAAGGACAAATGCAGACAAAAGAACGAAAtcaatttgaaaggaagaaTTCTTTTAGATCAGAGCGTTCTCCCGGTACTTCTGTTCCTTCTAGAACTGATCAAAGATCAGCATTTCGAGGTGACCTTTCGCCtctttcttcctcaagtaaTATCCGTGATTCGAGGACTGGTCAGCTAGACAGCAAACCTGTGTCATTGTTGAAATCTTCTGGTGCTGTTGCTCGTAGGACTCAGGATATATCTGTTCATTCAG ATGAAGCTAAGAAGCAGACATCACACACATCCATCTCTTCAGGAGCTCCTGCTGCCAATAAAATTATTAGCTCTGATCAGAGACTTGACCAAAGTAGCGCAAGAGATGATTCTTCGCCAAACTCTTATATTGCTGAGAGACCAACATCTAAAACTGGTGAAGGTCTGTCGGATGGGCTGTCCCAGCCGAATGAATCAAAAAATGTTGGTGAGAGAATAAAGGAGAATTCTGGGAGACGCTTAAAACACACTGGAACTGGTACTAAGTCACACTTCTGCCAGAAGTGTAAAGGAAGCGGTCACTTGACAGATAGTTGCACTGTTGACGGGTCTGAATTATCTGCTTCTGATGTTTCTGCTGTAAGAAATTCTAGAGAGTCCCCAAATGGCACCAGCAATCTTAAAGCTGCAATTGAGGCTGCTATGCTAAGGAAGCCTGGAATATGCTGGAAGAATAGGGTTGTTGATCAATCTGATGATTTAGCTGTGTCAAACACAAACTCTGAAACAACGGCTCAGGATCTACTATCTGGTTCAAGTAGCAGAAAAATTTTGTCTTCCAATGAGGATGGCTATGGGGGGTCATCGAATTCTTTGACTGGCTCTCATAAACAGGAAATCGGTAGCTTGACGCAGCTGTCGGTGCTTCCTGCTGAAGCCCTTACCGGAGCAGGGAATCCGGTGCCTATTCTTCTGTCTGATGGAAAGTCTTCACTTGTTGATTTACGTAGATATTCTCAAGCGGAAATGTCAATACTTTCGAGGACAGCAATTCCAGAGCATGAATATATATGGCA GGGTTCTTTTGAGGTTCAGAAGAGTGAAAGAACTCTTGACCTATGTGATGGAATTCAGGCTCATTTATCAAGTTGTGCATCACCCAACGTTCTTGATGCAGTAAACAAATTTCCTCAGAAGGTCCTCTTTAATGAGGTATCACGATTGAGCACTTGGCCAATACAATTTCAGGAGTATGGTGTTAAAGAAGACAATATCGGACTTTTCTTTTTTGCTAAAGATATTGGAAG CTATGAGAGGTGCTACAAAATTTTGCTGGAGGATATGATTAGGAATGACACGGCTCTCAAAGCGAATCTTCAAGGTGTCGAACTTCTGATATTCCCATCTAACCGACTTCCTGAAAAATCTCAAC GGTGGAATATGATGTTCTTCCTATGGGGTGTCTTTAGAGTAAAGAAGGTGCAGGAAACAACTGGAAAACCATCTCTTGTACACCAAGATATTCCAAAATTAGTCATGCCTTTTCCAGAGAATACACGTTGCCTCGGGCCTGTAGACAATGTATCAAGTGGTAATGTTTACATGGATGGTGAGGTAACTGCTTCAAAGCAGTCTGGCTGTCCATTAGTTAATGGAAATGTTGATTCAAAAGCGTCCCAAGTATGCAAAGGTGACTCAGCAGACACAAATGCGGAGCATCTGCAGCCTAGGTCCATGTCTTTTGTACCGGCCAGCCACATGAATTTTGCCCCAGAGAGGAGGCAGTTTGGTATTTTCCAG GTTGGAAATGCTGGACGTGAATGCAAAGTGGAAGTTCAAAGTAGTTCTGTGCCTCTTAGTACAAGTGAACCAGTACCAGTGGAATGTGGTTCTTTATTTGATAAACAGAAGCCATCCCGCTCTGTTGATGAAGCTGCAGGTCATATGCAGGAGAAAACTTCTGTTGGCAGCATGGAGAAAGGCTTCTGTAGCACAAATGGTAGGAACTTTGAGATAAATCTGGAAGATGAGTATAAGGATGAAGAGGCATCTGAAACGAGTGGAAGTGCAGCTACAGAACCAACACGGAAGGTGCTCAATAGTGATGTGCTGAACCACCTGAAACGTCCACGTTCAGTGGAGACTGTGATGCAATCTGCTGACTCTGGAGTTAATCAGGCCACTCGAATTTATAATGATAATGACCTTCTAGTTGAAGAGGCGCACCACGACAAAAAATTGAAGACTAGTATTGGTGGATCTTATGGTAATAGCGAGCAAACTAGTTGTTCCAGCGATGATCTTTTGTCACGGATGCATGGTTCCTCTTATGGACCCTATCTTCCGGATACTGGGTATGATGAAGCTCTGAGTAAAGCACCTGTCCGGGAGTGCTCAGGGAGTGCTGAAAGATATTTCTTCCCTGTTGATCCAAATCCTGGTAGGGCTAGCTCGACACCTTGGCAAATGCGTCATCCAGACAATGATCGGCTTAGAGATAGAGTCCCGAATCTTGAGCTAGCTTTAGGTGGTGAGTCAAATTCACAGACTCAGGGAATCCCACCCTTTTTAGTTGGGAAAGTAGACAAGAAAATCATCCAGCTCCAAGGTGGTGAGACACAATCGCTGACTCAGGGCATCCCACCCTTTTTAGTTGGGAAAGTAGACAAGAAAATCATTCAGGACCAGGGTGGTGAGACACATCTGCCGACTCCAGGAATCCCACCCTTTTTAGTTGGGAAATTAGACAAGAAAATTATTCAGGACCAGGGTGGTGAGACACATCCGCCGACTCCGGGAATTCCACCCTTTTTAGTTGGGAAAGTAGACAAGTCAGTCAGTCAGGACCATTTTTCAGCTAAGGAAGCAGTTGGAGCGGAGGAGGTGGAGGATGTCTCTGCTTCTCTCTCCCTTtctctttcctttcctttcccAGAAAAAGAACAACAGAAAGGTTCTGTTTCACAGACTGAGCAGGCAATACCTGAAACAAGACGCGCTAATACATCTCTCCTCTTCTTTGGGGGACTCGGCAACAAGTAG